Proteins encoded together in one Solanum lycopersicum chromosome 7, SLM_r2.1 window:
- the CHRDi gene encoding inducible plastid-lipid associated protein produces MAFAVAPGSFCMPAMAANAGHNRTPMAIGIGRVSVANSRVPFVCLASTGKKEEISTDKAPAAVGPYSQGIKANNFIYVSGSLGLIPETGELISDNVEDQTEQALKNIGEILKAGGVSYSAAVKTTIMLADLGDFQKVNAIYAKYFPDPAPARSTFQAAGLPLNAKIEIDCIAVC; encoded by the exons atggcGTTCGCCGTCGCACCGGGAAGCTTTTGTATGCCGGCCATGGCTGCAAACGCCGGGCACAACCGTACTCCGATGGCCATCGGAATTGGACGCGTGTCAGTTGCTAATTCGCGCGTTCCTTTCGTTTGCTTAGCCAGTACCG gTAAAAAGGAGGAAATTAGTACAGATAAGGCACCAGCTGCAGTGGGCCCATATTCTCAAGGAATTAAGGCtaataatttcatttatgtATCTGGTTCTCTAGGTCTTATTCCTGAG ACTGGAGAACTCATATCAGACAATGTGGAGGATCAAACAGAACAG GCTCTGAAAAATATTGGGGAGATACTTAAAGCTGGCGGTGTTAGCTATTCTGCAGCTGTTAAAACAACAATTAT GTTGGCTGATCTAGGGGACTTTCAGAAAGTCAATGCAATTTATGCTAAAT ATTTTCCAGATCCTGCACCAGCACGTTCAACTTTTCAAGCAGCAGGATTACCTCTGAAtgcaaaaattgaaattgattgCATAGCAGTGTGTTAA